The following coding sequences are from one Acidobacteriota bacterium window:
- a CDS encoding carboxypeptidase regulatory-like domain-containing protein — protein sequence MQIQNVASITNGAADFNFNGSGTAPLTLSGGTFNGGSGSLTFGSTFTQTGGSFTVGNGNVSVIAAFVQSGGVFTGSGSTLDFQNNFTVSGGTFTASSGNTFMANGFSVNNAIFQPNGGTVIFTGTSNTNFNVLPDGVLALNNVEVNKSSDTAGLAVGSNDTMQVNGTFTLTNGRIIGAAGGTPQANGNLIVASTFDGGDGRMAFGGANVQSYTNNGGILPTGSWTVNKTGGTVNLLSDLDISNGTQNFTLTEGTITTGTNTVIAGTRNIFNTNGFIIGGLQRTYATAGSRQFFVGTANGFAPATINATAGTFGATTTFTVRANNGTLTGASPTNSLTRNWTLEPGAGGITTANLTFQYLETDLPGGANETGFSFLRRNGGMTTNQGFTTQNTTTNVFTLDGVTNFSDWTLGTLAPTAANVSVGGRVLTDTGRGIPRARLTLTDSNGNTRTTMTNPFGYYRFDNVEVGQNYIVSVASKSYEFANPTQVVSVLENVTNVDFIALNQSATGKKAKINGSLKDGKGNVLANTRVEISGGSFKDSLTIQTDESGNFVFEDLEINATFIINIRHKYLVFTPQVIFVSEDIEGFDLTPQM from the coding sequence ATGCAGATTCAAAATGTCGCTTCGATAACAAATGGTGCGGCGGATTTCAATTTTAACGGATCAGGAACAGCACCATTAACATTATCCGGCGGAACTTTCAACGGCGGAAGCGGTTCCCTGACATTCGGTTCAACGTTCACTCAGACGGGCGGAAGTTTTACCGTCGGAAACGGAAATGTTTCGGTGATAGCAGCGTTTGTTCAATCGGGCGGAGTTTTTACGGGAAGCGGTTCGACACTCGATTTCCAAAACAATTTTACAGTTTCCGGCGGAACATTTACGGCTTCAAGCGGTAATACCTTTATGGCGAACGGTTTTTCTGTGAACAACGCAATTTTTCAACCGAACGGCGGAACGGTGATTTTTACAGGGACTTCAAATACAAACTTTAATGTTCTCCCGGACGGAGTTTTAGCGTTAAATAATGTCGAGGTCAATAAATCTTCGGATACAGCGGGTTTAGCTGTCGGATCAAACGACACGATGCAGGTCAACGGCACATTTACCCTGACGAACGGGAGAATAATCGGAGCGGCGGGCGGAACTCCGCAAGCTAACGGAAATTTGATAGTTGCTTCGACCTTTGACGGCGGCGACGGCAGAATGGCTTTCGGCGGTGCGAATGTTCAAAGTTACACAAACAACGGCGGCATTCTTCCAACGGGAAGCTGGACGGTCAATAAAACCGGCGGAACGGTCAATCTTCTGAGCGATCTCGACATCTCTAACGGAACGCAAAATTTCACCCTGACCGAAGGCACGATCACGACCGGAACAAACACCGTCATCGCAGGAACGCGAAACATTTTTAACACGAACGGCTTTATCATCGGCGGTTTGCAGAGAACTTACGCAACAGCCGGTTCGCGTCAGTTCTTCGTCGGCACGGCAAACGGTTTCGCTCCCGCTACGATCAATGCGACTGCCGGAACTTTCGGTGCGACAACGACATTTACAGTCCGTGCAAATAACGGAACTCTGACGGGTGCGTCGCCAACAAATTCGCTCACCCGAAATTGGACACTCGAACCGGGTGCGGGCGGAATCACGACGGCAAATCTGACGTTTCAATATCTCGAAACTGATCTGCCCGGCGGTGCAAACGAAACCGGATTTTCATTCTTGCGGCGAAACGGCGGAATGACGACCAACCAGGGTTTTACGACACAAAACACGACGACCAATGTTTTTACTTTGGACGGAGTCACAAATTTTTCCGACTGGACACTCGGAACGCTTGCACCGACCGCGGCAAATGTATCGGTCGGCGGACGGGTTTTAACCGACACGGGACGCGGAATCCCGCGAGCAAGACTTACTTTGACCGATTCAAACGGAAACACTCGCACGACAATGACAAATCCGTTTGGCTATTACCGTTTCGATAATGTCGAGGTTGGACAAAATTATATTGTCTCGGTCGCTTCAAAAAGCTATGAATTTGCAAATCCGACACAGGTTGTTTCAGTTCTTGAAAATGTTACAAATGTTGATTTCATTGCGTTAAATCAATCAGCAACGGGCAAAAAGGCTAAAATCAACGGAAGTTTAAAAGACGGTAAAGGCAATGTATTGGCAAATACGCGAGTTGAAATTTCAGGCGGAAGTTTCAAGGACAGTTTAACTATTCAAACCGATGAATCTGGAAACTTTGTTTTTGAGGACTTGGAAATTAACGCAACCTTCATCATAAATATTCGGCACAAATATCTTGTTTTTACTCCGCAGGTGATATTTGTCTCTGAAGACATCGAGGGTTTTGATCTAACGCCTCAGATGTAA
- a CDS encoding tail fiber domain-containing protein, with product MERYGVENRGILRKSDEGISGYGELKMKKGDHRTFLGTFAALLLATIGIVAQTNEITYQGKLTVTGEQSATYDFVFNLCNTSDCESVLDTISRAGVDVTGGVFTVKLNFASDEFNGPDRFLEVRIKRPNEASYTTLLPRERLTSSPYSFQSARSVNSLNLGGVAASQFVLTSDPRLNASNYVQNSASAQPGVTFNIGGAGSANIFNATTQFEIGGQRILSNAGFRNLFVGINAGTVNSGIDNAFFGINAGASNLAASRNSFFGSGAGLANIGGSNSFFGAAAGVDNTTGEANSFFGNNSGLRNTSGSRNSFFGEGTGFNNTIGSDNSFFGRVSGVNNTTGNNNTFLGSRSGLSNSTGFENTFVGQGAGENNSTASRNSFLGARAGFSNNSGARNTFVGNTAGWANTSGSDNAFFGYEAGLGNTNAGSNAFFGTYAGRANTAEGNSFFGSAAGISNVTGLGNSFFGRSAGYQNTGSSNTFIGSFTGANNTVGNNNVFIGSGAGNPNTSTQVSNSIAIGTGVTVSTNNTIVLGTTAQSTQVFGALRAGIFNGLASVPALDVVNSAAGGGVVAPNLYIRTFAQGSSGIHLCWKAATDGITANVITNCSSPFSEGTQKQNIEPFTHGLSIIKRLKPVAFKWKDNGSSDVGLNAEDVAEIAPDLVTLNDKGKVVEVKEHSLNILFINAFKQQQAQIEELAQQNKDLQRQLEALKKLICSEKSLDAICRKEPK from the coding sequence ATGGAACGCTACGGCGTGGAAAACCGAGGCATTCTACGGAAATCCGATGAAGGGATTTCTGGCTACGGAGAACTGAAGATGAAAAAAGGCGACCATAGAACGTTTCTGGGTACGTTTGCTGCTCTATTGTTGGCTACCATCGGCATAGTTGCACAGACAAACGAAATTACCTATCAAGGCAAACTTACTGTAACCGGAGAGCAGTCAGCGACTTACGATTTCGTTTTCAATCTCTGCAATACTTCGGATTGTGAGAGTGTTCTAGATACAATTTCGCGTGCTGGCGTGGATGTAACGGGCGGCGTTTTCACAGTCAAACTGAATTTTGCTTCGGACGAGTTTAACGGGCCCGATCGATTTCTGGAGGTGCGGATAAAGCGCCCGAATGAAGCCTCTTACACCACGCTTCTTCCTCGTGAGAGGTTGACTTCTTCTCCGTATTCGTTCCAATCGGCTCGTTCGGTCAACTCGCTCAACCTTGGGGGGGTCGCTGCAAGTCAATTTGTCTTGACCAGTGACCCGCGGTTGAACGCGAGCAACTATGTTCAAAATTCAGCCTCAGCTCAGCCTGGCGTCACCTTCAATATCGGCGGGGCCGGCTCGGCGAATATTTTCAATGCGACAACGCAATTTGAAATCGGAGGCCAGCGTATTTTGAGTAATGCTGGATTTAGAAATTTGTTTGTGGGAATCAATGCAGGAACAGTAAATTCAGGGATCGACAACGCTTTTTTCGGCATCAATGCGGGTGCTAGTAATCTAGCAGCCAGCCGAAACTCATTCTTCGGAAGCGGAGCCGGCCTAGCGAATATCGGTGGATCTAATTCTTTCTTTGGTGCCGCCGCGGGGGTTGACAATACGACCGGTGAGGCAAACTCATTCTTCGGAAACAATTCAGGCTTACGGAACACAAGCGGCAGCAGAAACTCATTCTTCGGAGAAGGAACAGGTTTCAATAATACGATTGGATCCGACAATTCCTTTTTTGGCCGGGTGTCCGGCGTCAACAATACGACCGGCAACAATAATACTTTCCTTGGATCTCGGTCAGGGCTTTCAAATTCGACCGGTTTCGAAAATACTTTTGTCGGACAAGGCGCGGGGGAAAACAATTCGACAGCATCGAGGAATTCCTTTTTAGGGGCTCGTGCGGGTTTCTCCAACAACTCAGGAGCCCGCAATACGTTTGTCGGAAACACGGCCGGATGGGCAAACACATCTGGCAGCGATAATGCCTTTTTCGGCTATGAGGCCGGACTCGGCAATACGAACGCGGGCTCTAACGCATTTTTCGGAACCTATGCCGGCAGGGCCAATACTGCAGAAGGTAACTCATTTTTCGGCTCCGCTGCTGGAATTTCAAATGTGACGGGACTTGGTAATTCGTTTTTTGGCCGATCGGCAGGTTATCAGAATACCGGGTCATCAAACACCTTTATTGGAAGCTTTACAGGGGCTAACAATACCGTCGGCAATAACAACGTCTTTATCGGCTCCGGTGCAGGAAACCCGAACACATCGACGCAGGTCAGCAACTCGATCGCTATTGGTACTGGTGTGACGGTTTCGACCAACAATACGATCGTTCTTGGCACAACGGCTCAATCGACACAAGTATTTGGAGCATTGAGAGCAGGCATTTTCAATGGCTTGGCGAGCGTTCCGGCCCTCGATGTCGTAAATAGTGCTGCGGGGGGAGGCGTGGTTGCGCCCAATCTTTACATCCGAACTTTTGCCCAGGGTTCTTCCGGAATTCACCTCTGTTGGAAGGCGGCGACCGACGGAATAACGGCAAATGTGATCACAAACTGCAGTTCGCCGTTTTCCGAGGGAACACAAAAACAAAACATTGAGCCATTCACTCACGGTCTAAGTATTATCAAGCGTCTGAAACCGGTCGCTTTCAAATGGAAAGACAACGGCTCGTCTGACGTGGGATTGAACGCTGAAGATGTCGCGGAAATCGCTCCAGACTTGGTTACGCTCAACGATAAAGGCAAGGTCGTGGAAGTAAAGGAACACAGCTTGAACATTCTCTTTATCAACGCCTTCAAACAACAGCAAGCGCAGATCGAGGAGCTCGCGCAACAAAACAAGGATCTTCAGCGGCAACTTGAGGCTCTCAAGAAGCTCATTTGCTCGGAGAAATCGCTTGACGCGATATGCCGGAAGGAGCCGAAATGA
- a CDS encoding prolyl oligopeptidase family serine peptidase translates to MRGFCEREPEPCFPSFFSESLAKLLSAAQAGETPILIRIETKAGHGAGKPISKQIEEQTDIFGFLVKSLGMKMN, encoded by the coding sequence ATGAGGGGGTTCTGCGAGCGTGAACCGGAACCTTGCTTTCCCTCGTTTTTCTCGGAATCCCTGGCGAAACTACTGTCGGCGGCGCAGGCGGGAGAAACTCCGATCCTGATCCGCATCGAGACCAAAGCCGGCCACGGTGCCGGCAAACCGATCTCAAAACAGATCGAGGAACAGACCGACATCTTCGGATTCCTCGTCAAGAGTCTCGGCATGAAGATGAATTAG
- a CDS encoding PD40 domain-containing protein, whose protein sequence is MSNITKGFQFGEFYLDTVERLLLRGGKPLPITPKAYQLLEILVENSGTTVEKSRIMEVVWGDSFVEDGNVAFTIRLIRVALDDDAREPRFIETLPRRGYRFIADVKRLEPDPAGPHFENAPTPITRQANEPAYGQNQKASFLSSSTRTFLGFVFLASLVGFWFGSGSFTAGETFQLNTRLEWTTLSTNGTTRHALLSPDGENMIYVNAYGGKESIWMRQLETDNNVEIVPPSVQKYAGLAISPDGNQIYFTRFPLADGQQTDIYRVSVFGGIPTKIIEQAQGWISLSPLGDKISFVRCSYFEDDYCAVWIAGVDGNDQRRVVTKPRPLRISDNAISPDGQSIAFAVGRSTNSSNEFSLREIDINSGAEREITHEKFFNIRKLTWLPDRSGLLISASQIPNIHYRIWQVSYATGSVRPMTNETENVSSVSIDRAATAVVASRIRRDFQIRFFQDGDVAGARVLADANSMSIAADGRVFFSSRSSGNDEIWVMNLDGTSLRQLTNEKSDDLFPLVSGDGRKVFFSSNRSGAAHIWSMNTDGSGLTRITKNEGGYPIFATPDGRWVYFHSGRNRSLWRAAIDGGTEEAVIEERRSLFEFSRDGKFVAFPELSATARSLNVVSIDNMALVGAFELPSGSSRLVDVEWHADGKHFSYILADPATGRSTIWRQSVAGGAAVLTHDLGTDEIGEAFSFGFAPDGKSFGVIQGSWKHDAVLARGLLAVK, encoded by the coding sequence ATGTCTAACATAACAAAGGGGTTTCAGTTTGGGGAGTTTTATCTTGACACCGTCGAGCGGCTGTTGCTACGGGGAGGCAAGCCGCTTCCGATCACGCCGAAAGCCTATCAACTCCTCGAGATCCTGGTCGAAAATTCGGGAACAACGGTCGAAAAGAGCCGGATAATGGAAGTGGTCTGGGGCGATAGCTTTGTCGAAGATGGCAACGTGGCATTTACGATCCGCCTGATCCGTGTTGCGCTAGACGATGATGCCCGCGAACCGCGATTTATCGAGACACTCCCACGGCGGGGGTATCGCTTTATTGCGGACGTTAAGCGGCTAGAGCCAGATCCGGCAGGTCCGCATTTCGAGAATGCTCCGACGCCCATTACACGCCAAGCAAATGAGCCAGCCTATGGCCAAAATCAGAAAGCCTCATTTTTAAGCTCGAGTACTCGGACGTTTCTAGGGTTTGTCTTCTTGGCATCTCTGGTCGGGTTCTGGTTTGGAAGCGGGAGTTTCACTGCCGGTGAAACATTTCAGCTGAACACTCGATTAGAATGGACTACTTTGTCAACTAACGGTACGACGAGGCACGCACTTTTGTCTCCTGATGGCGAGAATATGATCTACGTCAACGCGTACGGCGGGAAGGAGAGCATCTGGATGCGGCAGTTAGAAACCGACAACAACGTCGAGATCGTTCCGCCATCGGTCCAGAAGTATGCCGGACTGGCGATCTCGCCCGATGGGAATCAAATATACTTCACCCGATTCCCATTGGCTGATGGCCAACAGACGGATATCTATCGTGTATCCGTTTTCGGCGGTATTCCCACGAAGATCATTGAGCAGGCACAGGGCTGGATCAGCCTATCGCCATTGGGCGACAAGATCTCGTTCGTCAGGTGTTCGTACTTCGAGGATGACTATTGTGCGGTTTGGATCGCAGGGGTTGACGGCAACGATCAACGTCGAGTTGTGACGAAGCCGCGTCCGTTACGGATCAGCGACAATGCTATATCGCCCGATGGACAATCCATTGCTTTCGCCGTCGGAAGATCCACTAACTCTTCAAACGAATTCAGTCTGCGTGAGATTGACATCAACTCCGGCGCCGAACGAGAAATCACTCACGAAAAGTTCTTCAACATCAGAAAATTGACCTGGCTTCCCGATCGCAGCGGACTACTGATCTCTGCCTCCCAAATCCCTAACATTCATTATCGCATCTGGCAGGTGAGCTATGCGACGGGCTCGGTCCGGCCCATGACAAACGAAACTGAGAACGTGTCATCGGTCAGCATAGATCGGGCGGCGACCGCCGTTGTCGCAAGTAGGATCCGGCGCGATTTCCAGATCAGGTTTTTTCAGGATGGCGACGTCGCCGGTGCCCGTGTTTTGGCAGACGCGAATTCGATGTCGATCGCCGCCGATGGCAGAGTGTTCTTTTCCTCGCGCTCGAGCGGAAATGACGAAATCTGGGTGATGAACCTTGACGGCACGTCGTTACGACAATTGACCAACGAAAAATCCGACGATCTGTTTCCGCTCGTTTCGGGCGATGGCCGCAAGGTCTTTTTTTCGTCAAATCGTTCTGGAGCGGCTCATATCTGGAGCATGAATACCGATGGCAGCGGACTGACCCGTATAACAAAGAACGAAGGCGGATACCCAATATTTGCAACCCCTGATGGCCGCTGGGTCTATTTTCACTCAGGACGAAACCGCTCGCTTTGGCGGGCCGCGATCGACGGCGGAACCGAGGAAGCCGTTATAGAAGAGCGGCGGTCACTCTTTGAGTTCTCACGCGACGGAAAATTTGTTGCTTTTCCTGAACTCAGCGCGACCGCCAGGTCTTTGAACGTTGTCTCGATCGACAACATGGCCCTGGTCGGCGCGTTCGAGCTGCCATCCGGCTCCAGCCGATTAGTAGACGTCGAATGGCATGCTGATGGAAAGCACTTTTCGTACATTTTGGCGGATCCCGCGACCGGACGTTCCACCATTTGGCGACAGTCGGTCGCAGGGGGTGCGGCAGTACTGACGCACGACCTCGGAACAGATGAGATCGGCGAGGCGTTCAGCTTTGGCTTCGCACCCGACGGAAAATCGTTCGGTGTGATTCAGGGCAGTTGGAAGCACGATGCAGTTCTTGCCCGCGGTCTACTAGCGGTGAAATGA
- a CDS encoding PBP1A family penicillin-binding protein, whose amino-acid sequence MPPRGWVKKRRGDAITFRADPFPWYRRFLGKVFNRWTFAITGFLVVAGFLTFTYFWFEYSDRIDRRLLSGEVFTSTAGIYSSPKNLRKGEAMSSLDLVEYLKTAGYIEKNNKADADRSRYSFDGNEMLIEPGETAVIDGKRNFPNLRVRFSKDNKSVDSILDLDAGTEAAQAFLEPKMLSTIAGEGDGRRRTVKFADLPPHLIKAITVTEDRAFFDHYGVNFRGILRALWQRYDGEDDSPIANQGGSSITQQLVKNLFLTNEQTLERKAKEAFMSVILETRLTKEEIFTLYANQIYLGQQLGVSIYGVGEASNAYFGKDIAQLTLPEAAFLAGILRSPNRYSPYKNPERAEERRNQVLISMLEAGEISPQQFEQARQVKLELREITSRRDLQGMPYFSQYVIDTLPSLVSDPEALQHLRVYTSIDPDLQKIAYEIVNRRIDRLEKFYKKKEPGNLNAALVSIRPKTGEIVAMVGGRDFLKNQFNRATSAMRQPGSVFKPFVYAAAINSAYEPATRVFTAASVLKDEKKIFTFNQDTYSPNNYGDYFSNQEITLRDSMVKSKNTITVDLAMQVNVGRVMNLAARAGLPKVERAYPSMALGTAEATPMQVATGYTAFANLGDRVLPMPITKITRGDGSTRTQPTVDKQSVMRPDVAYIMNDIMKDVISRGTAAELNGWGFRNQAGKAAYAGKTGTSRDGWFAGYTPELVTVVYVGFDNNDDLGMKGSDSAMPIWAEFMKAALERHPEWNGDWAMPAGIRKAEIDIRNGSLVRELDGVELVDAEPTPTASPTPGDPVLEDPAWAVEEVPEKKEVFVTDVPAEFRRVELFIAGTIPARKLIEVDTGMDLDAEPSPTPLSGTWQEKIEGEEPPERNQPPVPRERALGTSLVVCPLTGMRASSKCPTREVRAFPEGSEPKDFCSFHR is encoded by the coding sequence ATGCCCCCTAGAGGATGGGTAAAAAAGCGCCGCGGTGATGCGATTACATTTCGTGCTGACCCGTTTCCATGGTACCGACGATTTCTTGGCAAGGTCTTCAATAGATGGACGTTCGCGATAACCGGCTTTCTCGTCGTCGCCGGGTTCCTGACCTTCACTTATTTCTGGTTTGAGTACTCGGACAGGATCGACAGGCGGCTTCTGAGCGGCGAAGTGTTCACATCTACGGCCGGAATTTATTCCTCGCCGAAGAACCTTAGAAAAGGGGAAGCAATGTCCTCGCTCGACCTCGTCGAGTATCTCAAAACCGCCGGCTATATTGAAAAGAACAACAAGGCGGATGCCGACCGAAGCCGCTATTCATTTGACGGAAACGAAATGCTGATCGAGCCCGGCGAAACCGCGGTAATCGACGGCAAGCGAAACTTTCCGAACCTGCGAGTTCGTTTTTCAAAAGACAACAAGAGCGTCGATTCCATTCTCGACCTTGATGCGGGAACCGAGGCGGCACAAGCTTTTCTTGAGCCAAAGATGCTTAGCACGATCGCGGGCGAAGGCGACGGCCGACGCCGGACGGTCAAGTTCGCGGATCTGCCGCCGCACCTGATAAAGGCCATAACGGTCACAGAGGACAGGGCGTTCTTTGACCATTACGGCGTCAATTTCCGCGGCATTCTTCGGGCTCTCTGGCAAAGGTACGATGGCGAAGACGATTCGCCGATCGCCAATCAAGGCGGTTCGTCGATCACACAGCAGTTGGTAAAGAACCTTTTTCTGACAAACGAACAGACGCTCGAGCGGAAGGCGAAAGAGGCGTTCATGTCCGTGATCCTCGAAACGCGGCTGACGAAGGAAGAGATCTTCACGCTCTACGCAAATCAGATCTATTTGGGGCAGCAGCTTGGCGTTTCGATCTACGGCGTCGGCGAGGCCTCGAACGCTTATTTCGGCAAGGACATAGCTCAACTAACGCTGCCCGAGGCGGCTTTTCTCGCAGGAATTCTGCGAAGCCCGAACCGCTATAGCCCATATAAGAACCCTGAGCGTGCAGAGGAGCGGAGAAATCAGGTCCTGATCTCGATGCTAGAGGCCGGCGAGATATCGCCGCAGCAGTTCGAGCAGGCCCGGCAGGTCAAACTTGAACTCAGGGAGATAACCAGCCGTCGTGACCTTCAGGGCATGCCGTATTTCTCGCAGTACGTGATCGACACATTGCCGAGCCTTGTTAGCGACCCGGAGGCTCTTCAGCATTTGCGAGTTTACACATCGATCGACCCTGATCTACAAAAGATCGCTTACGAGATCGTTAACCGACGAATCGACCGGCTCGAGAAGTTTTATAAGAAAAAGGAGCCGGGAAATCTCAACGCGGCGTTAGTCTCGATCAGGCCGAAGACGGGCGAGATCGTTGCGATGGTCGGCGGAAGGGATTTCCTGAAGAATCAATTTAACCGGGCGACGAGTGCGATGCGTCAGCCAGGGTCCGTGTTTAAGCCCTTTGTTTATGCTGCGGCGATCAATTCGGCATACGAGCCGGCCACTCGGGTCTTTACCGCGGCAAGTGTGCTCAAAGACGAGAAGAAGATATTCACATTCAACCAAGATACATACTCGCCGAACAACTATGGCGATTATTTCTCGAATCAGGAAATCACTCTCCGCGATTCCATGGTGAAGAGCAAGAACACGATCACTGTTGACCTCGCGATGCAGGTTAACGTCGGCCGCGTGATGAATCTCGCGGCTAGGGCCGGGCTTCCGAAGGTCGAGCGAGCTTACCCTTCAATGGCTCTTGGGACTGCCGAGGCGACGCCAATGCAGGTCGCAACCGGCTACACGGCTTTCGCGAATCTCGGCGATCGCGTCCTGCCGATGCCGATTACAAAGATCACCCGCGGTGACGGTTCAACGCGGACACAGCCGACGGTAGATAAGCAAAGTGTGATGCGTCCGGATGTCGCTTACATAATGAACGACATAATGAAGGACGTGATCAGCCGCGGTACAGCGGCAGAGTTGAATGGCTGGGGATTTCGTAATCAGGCCGGCAAAGCCGCGTATGCGGGCAAGACCGGCACATCACGCGACGGTTGGTTCGCGGGCTATACGCCCGAGCTCGTAACGGTCGTTTATGTCGGCTTCGACAACAACGACGACCTCGGGATGAAAGGCTCTGATTCGGCGATGCCGATCTGGGCGGAGTTCATGAAAGCTGCGCTTGAGCGGCACCCGGAATGGAACGGTGACTGGGCGATGCCCGCGGGAATCCGCAAGGCGGAGATCGACATCCGAAACGGTTCGCTCGTCAGGGAACTCGACGGAGTCGAATTGGTGGATGCGGAACCGACGCCGACAGCCTCGCCAACACCCGGCGATCCGGTGCTTGAAGACCCGGCATGGGCGGTCGAGGAAGTGCCGGAAAAGAAAGAGGTGTTTGTTACCGACGTGCCGGCCGAGTTTCGGAGGGTCGAGCTTTTCATTGCCGGGACGATACCCGCTCGAAAACTGATCGAAGTGGATACCGGCATGGACCTCGATGCGGAGCCCTCGCCAACCCCGCTCAGCGGAACCTGGCAGGAAAAGATCGAAGGCGAAGAGCCACCCGAAAGGAACCAACCGCCCGTCCCAAGAGAAAGGGCGTTGGGCACATCGCTCGTCGTCTGTCCGCTGACCGGCATGCGGGCTTCCTCGAAGTGCCCGACAAGGGAAGTGCGGGCCTTCCCAGAGGGCTCCGAGCCAAAAGATTTCTGCTCATTTCACCGCTAG
- a CDS encoding carboxypeptidase regulatory-like domain-containing protein, producing the protein MVKSRAFDNGAVVNAGAISLLSGASGGFGVISAVNSVIGTTANGGTSMNFSFDTANNQLVVGRPYDNTVTLQIALAPTAAESSVSGWVKTTTGTGMPGVLVSLSGGNLAQPMTTRTGSFGNFRFDRLPVGETFVLWVNSRRCLFDQSTRVIALFDEVNDASFVCSER; encoded by the coding sequence GTGGTCAAGAGTCGCGCGTTCGACAACGGTGCGGTGGTAAACGCCGGAGCAATCTCCTTATTAAGCGGCGCCTCCGGTGGGTTTGGCGTCATTTCGGCCGTCAACAGCGTCATCGGCACAACCGCCAACGGCGGAACATCGATGAACTTCTCCTTCGACACCGCCAACAACCAACTGGTGGTCGGACGTCCGTACGACAATACCGTGACTTTGCAAATCGCGCTTGCACCGACCGCAGCCGAATCGTCGGTAAGCGGGTGGGTCAAAACCACAACCGGCACCGGAATGCCAGGTGTCCTTGTTAGCTTGTCCGGCGGAAATTTGGCTCAGCCGATGACTACCCGAACCGGCAGCTTCGGAAACTTTCGCTTCGATCGTTTACCGGTTGGTGAAACATTCGTGTTGTGGGTCAACTCACGACGATGTTTGTTTGATCAATCCACACGCGTCATTGCGTTGTTTGACGAGGTCAACGACGCAAGTTTTGTTTGCAGCGAACGTTAG
- a CDS encoding potassium channel protein, protein MPFFKTLSTRTRRQLLFAPFAIGTMLVIGSIGFRSLGNHGWLDAIYLAAQTVTTVGYGDITLATRAERLFATVYMILGVGTVLYSLTVIAQAIVQSELIGALTSRRKRANIEKMQDHYIVCGAGRVGRRVIRYLVQQGLKVIVIESDPVRLEELRELAIEVLEGDATIEANLLQAGVAKAKGLAACLPDDASNVYVVLTARGLNPSVHIVSRAVEEQAEPTLLRAGASRVVAPTIIGGQSMARALIKPAIADFMDTIVAETHDLVFEEFAVASTSVFCGKRLSETHIGSSYDLIIVGIRRAGGHLVFHPSGETRIEDGDLLLVIGTAEGVKQLKEANN, encoded by the coding sequence ATGCCGTTCTTTAAGACCCTTTCTACTCGCACTCGCCGGCAACTACTTTTCGCACCGTTCGCGATCGGTACAATGCTGGTCATCGGCAGCATTGGCTTTCGGAGTCTCGGCAATCATGGTTGGCTAGACGCGATCTATCTTGCGGCTCAGACGGTAACGACGGTCGGCTACGGGGATATAACGCTCGCGACTCGCGCGGAGAGGCTTTTCGCAACCGTTTACATGATCCTCGGGGTCGGAACCGTGCTTTATTCGCTGACAGTAATTGCTCAGGCGATCGTTCAGTCAGAATTGATCGGAGCCCTGACGTCCCGTCGTAAGCGGGCTAATATTGAGAAAATGCAGGACCACTATATAGTTTGCGGCGCAGGCCGCGTTGGCAGAAGGGTGATCAGGTACCTCGTTCAGCAAGGACTGAAGGTGATCGTAATCGAATCGGACCCAGTCCGGCTCGAGGAACTGCGTGAGCTGGCGATCGAGGTGCTCGAGGGCGATGCTACCATCGAGGCAAATCTGCTGCAGGCCGGAGTTGCAAAGGCGAAAGGGCTTGCCGCCTGTTTGCCTGATGATGCATCGAATGTGTATGTCGTCCTGACGGCCCGGGGTTTGAACCCTTCGGTTCACATCGTCTCTCGTGCGGTTGAGGAACAGGCCGAGCCGACGCTTCTCCGTGCCGGTGCGAGCCGCGTCGTAGCTCCAACGATAATCGGCGGGCAGTCAATGGCGAGGGCTTTGATAAAGCCCGCCATCGCGGATTTCATGGACACTATCGTCGCTGAGACCCACGATCTTGTATTCGAAGAATTTGCCGTCGCTTCGACCTCAGTGTTCTGCGGCAAGCGGCTTTCGGAAACGCATATTGGCAGTTCCTATGACCTGATAATTGTTGGGATACGCAGAGCAGGCGGCCATTTGGTCTTCCATCCATCCGGCGAAACACGAATTGAGGACGGTGACCTGTTGCTGGTCATCGGTACTGCCGAGGGCGTGAAACAACTGAAAGAGGCAAACAATTGA